The DNA segment TTCAAAAAACAGCACGTCcattttaaaatggaaaattttattaaattgcaggATTTTTATGAGGATTTTGACGAAGTGGAGGGAAAATTAGCGGAGAATAGAGTATAGGCCATTGCCAATAGTAAAGAAATCGCCATCAGTTTGGGgctatgtatgtacataagtagatttgctggcagcaatgtaatatttacatatatacatttactttttagcaACAGCATTGGTTGTTTTTGGGAGCGCGATGTTCCTGGAAACAACGAATCATTCTTTGAAGATACTTTTCGAATTAATAGGGAGGAGTTTGGCACCCTTGTGGAGCGCCTTTGTGGATTGGCCAAAAAAGGCACTACATTTCTACTCCCATAACTCGAACAACATAGCCTCGTGGATGCCACTCCACGATATTGAAGGCTTGCGAGTTTTTTGGctcatctaaaatataaacaatttgctttaaaaagcaaaatcaaatttttattattctattttcataCCTTGACGCACTTtaatgtcagctgttttgttagTGGTGAGCTCTTTTCCGTTGTCATATCGATCAAAATATCGCATAATTACCCAAAAAGTGCGTTCGCTATTTCTACGTAGCTCGCAAACGGAGAAAAACCGACTTTTTTCACAGTTTTTACTGGTGTAGACAGGCCATAAGATAGGGAACTGAACACTTCTAAAAAATATgcacttgtttttttggttttactaTTAAGATCTATTAAGATTTTTTTGTACTGGTCTGTTTTCTTCGCTTTTCATGCTTTCGGTTATCCTTTGTTTCCTTGTTTTgctataatttgaaataatttaaaactgtACTGTCATCGAAAATAACTTATTCGATACAAATACCGATTACAGTTTCTACCTCAACCCTTCCTTCTATAACATAGCTGCTATTGCTATAGTCAGATTCGCAGTAAGATTCCACtttcaaaaaattttcaatttgtttagcGCAAACAAGTTATTATTCTATCATTATTGCAATTCAAAATGGCAAATCAGCCCACAAGTATGGAACCAGGTTCAACAATAACAGAAACTATTGAAGAAAGTGATGGTTGTCAAAAATGCGAGGCTTCCGAAGGCGTACCCACGTTACAATTGCGTTTGGAACCGCCTAGAGATGATCGGCGAGTGGTGTTCCATGAAGGTGTGTTAGATAACGAGCATATGAATCGGAAGAAATCCAAGTGTAAGCACGTACATATGTAGTTGCTCCAATGATTTTATGCTTACTCTCGCGGAGATTTTGTGGGTATTCTTTTAGGCTGTTGCATCTACAAAAAACCATTGGCTTTTGGCGAAAGTTCTTCGGAAGAGGATGACGAATGCGAGCATTGCTTTGGTCACCCCGAAAAACgtcaaaaaaacaagaagaaactTCAGAGCTCTGTATCACGTCCATCTACTGAACATTTTGATGAACCTTCTACATCCTCTGAGGCCCAATCGCAGCTAGGCCAAAATGATATACGTGAAACAATCGATAAAGTACTGCCACCAGGCTTTAAGAAATCTGTGGAACCATTGGTATAGcagaaaaatttaatacacTTGCGAATAAATGAACATCACCAACACGAAATAATTATTAACTCTTAAAAGCTACAgagaaaattttgaaatgtgaCAATTTTTGGGTTTCAACTCAAACGATTCGCTGATATCAATTGGAATATTGTAAGTTTTCGCCTGAGCTTTGGATCGCCAcacctaaaaataaaaaacctaATAGATAAGATCCAAGACAATTAATTTTTTGGATTAGCATACCTTGACAGTGTAATCGTCACTGGTTGTCACCAGCATCTGAGAGTCGCGAGGGTTAAAAGCTACACTATTCACAACATCAGCATGTTTAAACTTTGCCAAGCTGATGCCATAATAGCGATCCCACAAATATGCGTGTTGATCCTCAGCTCCACTCGCCACGTACTCATCGCACACAtcaagaaatatgaaaaagcaTTCAGTGCTAGGGGTGTAAGCTTTGTGAGCACGCAGCATGTTGCCCACTCGCTTCAGAGTCATTAGATCAATGACATGTATGTCTATTTCCTGGGCAATGGGTGGTGGTTCAAGAGGATTGGTTATATTATAATTCTTCGGCCATGGCCGCGTGTTCACATATAAGTAGCGATGGTCAGGACTTAATGACATGCCAATAATGTGGCCGTGCAAGTCGATCACTTTGTCTACTTCGTCGAAACGATCTTTAACAGATTCATAGTCCCACCAATCGGGATCATTCCGTgggttttgctgctgctgttgctgggcgGCTCGTTTCGCTGCAATGCGCTCCTTAAGTGTTGGACCAGGATCTAGCTTTTTAGGGAAGTATACGCTGCGAATGCGTTTGAAACCAATTTGATGAGGTGTGAACGTCTTAGACCCAGtcgaaaaaatcaaatacttGGGCATGCTGTTCTCCATTTCATCGTAGACTTCCATCACCGATTCGATTTCTTCTGCCTCTGGCTCAACGTCCACATCGATGCTTTCATTAccatcattaaaataaacatttgtgGCAGCTTCAGCATCTTTTCTGTACTCCTCAAGATAGTGTATGGTGGAATCAGAGTTTTGAACATTTCTAGCCCTCGATCTTCGTGCATGGTTGTGTTCGTTTATATCGGGTAGATAATTATTATCGGGAGTAGCGGATCGTGTGCGCCGCAAACTAGCTCTATGAGACACAAGATTGCCACTAGCAAACGATGTGGAAGGCACCTCTTCGCTGCAGTTGATAGTCGATGCTGAGCCAGTTTCTGATGGCTCATTGATTCGTTTAAGAGGATCATTAGAGTCGTCCAGCCACGGGCATCTGGCCACCATTATTGCGCGCACCGAACTAGCATTGCTATTGTAGAATTTATATAGCTGGCTCATGATGGGCACATGCTCCGAATCAATTTCTTGATTGGCCTTATTCAGCCATATGACCGAAGTACTCACTAGATGTGCCAACCAGTGAAGATCGCCTGAGAGAAGGTACTGATCGCTAAACCAGGTGCCAAAGATATCGTATGGTCTATTGACGACTCGACAGCGAAGATGGGATTCGGTGGCACCCAGATAAAAAACAGCTATCTCTCCAGAAGTGCTCTGTGGCGACCCAAAGTGAACACCAGATACCAAGAGGAGTGTGTCACTTTGATTAAACTGCGAGTACTGTGTGTACTTCCAGCTGAACTGTTTCATATTGTGCGCATACTTTTCTGAAATGAGATCATGACTAAGATGAATAAAATTCACCTCACACAATTATCGTACCTGTACATGGATGTTGTGCATTCCATACAATAACATAACCGTCCTTAGAGCATGTTGCGAACATTTCGCCGTTGTGAGAAAAACTAACGTGCAACACCTGATGCGTATGTCCGTGATTGTACTCGCTACTCGGCTCCAGACGCTGCGCTTGCACAAAAGGAATGTGCATACTAAGGCGCTGGTATTCAGCTCTCCAGCTCGCAGCACCTGGCTTCAAGGGTATGTTAGGTGATGCTCTAAAGTTTTCTTGAAATTTGTGTCGCCACAGCAACTCGTCCTTGGCAATCGAGTTCCAGCGCCGGCAACAGACGCTGGCTTGGAGTAAATCGTAAACACTTAGGCGAACAAAGACTTTTAACAGTGCGGGCTCCGGAAGTGCCCACCATCCAAAATCATTTTCGAAACCTCTGTTGTCTACAACATCACAGCATACATCAAattcatcatcagcaacaacacctTCGTTTGCATTAGACACCAATCGTGCCTTTTTAAAGGTCAAttccatttgattttttttaccTTGTTTCGCCTTGACctataaatgttaaaaaattaaaatttgttgatgACTCGTAGTAATTTATGTGCTCAAATTGGTCCAGATCGGGATTGTGTTTATGGATATTGCCTAATTTAAcgttgaaaattaaaaataactttctCTCAGTTTTTGTTAGTGTTATTGAGCAAAACAGCTGTGCTCATCTCTAGCTGTAACAGCTGTTCGAGAAATAGTAATCGACATCGAAATTTCAAAACAACGAGTGCGTCATCAACATCTGTGGGGAAAAAGTCATCAATGTTTCGG comes from the Drosophila sulfurigaster albostrigata strain 15112-1811.04 chromosome 2L, ASM2355843v2, whole genome shotgun sequence genome and includes:
- the LOC133835102 gene encoding E3 ubiquitin-protein ligase PPP1R11; the encoded protein is MANQPTSMEPGSTITETIEESDGCQKCEASEGVPTLQLRLEPPRDDRRVVFHEGVLDNEHMNRKKSKCCCIYKKPLAFGESSSEEDDECEHCFGHPEKRQKNKKKLQSSVSRPSTEHFDEPSTSSEAQSQLGQNDIRETIDKVLPPGFKKSVEPLV
- the LOC133835097 gene encoding F-box/WD repeat-containing protein 5; amino-acid sequence: MELTFKKARLVSNANEGVVADDEFDVCCDVVDNRGFENDFGWWALPEPALLKVFVRLSVYDLLQASVCCRRWNSIAKDELLWRHKFQENFRASPNIPLKPGAASWRAEYQRLSMHIPFVQAQRLEPSSEYNHGHTHQVLHVSFSHNGEMFATCSKDGYVIVWNAQHPCTEKYAHNMKQFSWKYTQYSQFNQSDTLLLVSGVHFGSPQSTSGEIAVFYLGATESHLRCRVVNRPYDIFGTWFSDQYLLSGDLHWLAHLVSTSVIWLNKANQEIDSEHVPIMSQLYKFYNSNASSVRAIMVARCPWLDDSNDPLKRINEPSETGSASTINCSEEVPSTSFASGNLVSHRASLRRTRSATPDNNYLPDINEHNHARRSRARNVQNSDSTIHYLEEYRKDAEAATNVYFNDGNESIDVDVEPEAEEIESVMEVYDEMENSMPKYLIFSTGSKTFTPHQIGFKRIRSVYFPKKLDPGPTLKERIAAKRAAQQQQQQNPRNDPDWWDYESVKDRFDEVDKVIDLHGHIIGMSLSPDHRYLYVNTRPWPKNYNITNPLEPPPIAQEIDIHVIDLMTLKRVGNMLRAHKAYTPSTECFFIFLDVCDEYVASGAEDQHAYLWDRYYGISLAKFKHADVVNSVAFNPRDSQMLVTTSDDYTVKVWRSKAQAKTYNIPIDISESFELKPKNCHISKFSL